In one Cervus canadensis isolate Bull #8, Minnesota chromosome 22, ASM1932006v1, whole genome shotgun sequence genomic region, the following are encoded:
- the RASSF1 gene encoding ras association domain-containing protein 1 isoform X3: MSLNKDGSYTGFIKVQLKLVRPVSVPSSKKPPSLQDARRGPGRGTAVKRRTSFYLPKDAVKHLHVLSRTRAREVIEALLRKFLVVDDPRKFALFERAERQGQVYLRKLSDDEQPLRLRLLAGPSEKALSFVLKENDSGEVNWDAFSMPELHNFLRILQREEEEHLRQILQKYSYCRQKIQEALHACPLG, encoded by the exons ATGAGCCTG AACAAGGATGGCTCCTACACAGGCTTCATCAAGGTTCAACTGAAGCTGGTGCGCCCTGTCTCCGTTCCCTCCAGCAAGAAGCCACCCTCCCTGCAGGATGCCCGGCGCGGCCCAGGGCGGGGCACAGCTGTGAAACGCCGCACCTCCTTCTACCTGCCCAAGGATGCTGTCAAGCACCTGCACGTGTTGTCACGCACACGGGCACGCGAGGTCATTGAGGCCCTGTTGCGCAAGTTCCTGGTGGTGGATGACCCTCGCAAGTTTGCACTCTTTGAGCGAGCTGAGCGCCAGGGCCAAG TGTACCTCCGGAAGCTGTCAGATGATGAGCAGCCCCTACGCCTCCGGCTCCTTGCAGGGCCCAGTGAGAAGGCCCTAAGCTTTGTGTTGAAGGAGAATGACTCTGGGGAGGTGAAC TGGGACGCTTTCAGCATGCCTGAGCTACACAACTTTCTGCGCATCCTGCAGCGGGAAGAAGAGGAACACCTCCGCCAGATCCTGCAGAAGTACTCCTATTGTCGCCAGAAGATTCAGGAAGCCCTGCACGCCTGCCCCCTGGGGTGA
- the RASSF1 gene encoding ras association domain-containing protein 1 isoform X2 translates to MRRQLDPGCLRFSVNGCGADTGSGARILIYGRARAHALGAVVGVYRCTGAGGLAGAAMGEPDAGTPSFEMTWNSTTSSGYCSQEDSDSELEQYFTARTSLARRPRRDQDEPVEWETPDLSQAEIEQKIKEYNGQINSNLFMSLNKDGSYTGFIKVQLKLVRPVSVPSSKKPPSLQDARRGPGRGTAVKRRTSFYLPKDAVKHLHVLSRTRAREVIEALLRKFLVVDDPRKFALFERAERQGQVYLRKLSDDEQPLRLRLLAGPSEKALSFVLKENDSGEVNWDAFSMPELHNFLRILQREEEEHLRQILQKYSYCRQKIQEALHACPLG, encoded by the exons ATGAGACGACAGCTAGATCCTGGCTGTCTACGTTTCAGTGTTAACGGTTGCGGCGCGGACACGGGTTCCGGCGCACGCATACTCATATACGGGCGCGCACGCGCACACGCGCTTGGGGCGGTGGTGGGAGTCTACCGGTGCACCGGGGCTGGCGGGCTGGCGGGCGCGGCGATGGGTGAGCCGGACGCGGGAACGCCTTCCTTCGAGATGACCTGGAACAGCACGACAAGCAGTGGCTACTGCAGCCAGGAGGACTCGGACTCAGAGCTCGAGCAGTACTTCACTGCGCGTACCTCGCTGGCGCGCAGGCCGCGTCGGGACCAG GATGAGCCCGTGGAGTGGGAGACACCTGACCTTTCTCAAGCTGAGATTGAGCAGAAGATCAAGGAGTACAATGGCCAGATCAACAGCAACTTGTTCATGAGCCTG AACAAGGATGGCTCCTACACAGGCTTCATCAAGGTTCAACTGAAGCTGGTGCGCCCTGTCTCCGTTCCCTCCAGCAAGAAGCCACCCTCCCTGCAGGATGCCCGGCGCGGCCCAGGGCGGGGCACAGCTGTGAAACGCCGCACCTCCTTCTACCTGCCCAAGGATGCTGTCAAGCACCTGCACGTGTTGTCACGCACACGGGCACGCGAGGTCATTGAGGCCCTGTTGCGCAAGTTCCTGGTGGTGGATGACCCTCGCAAGTTTGCACTCTTTGAGCGAGCTGAGCGCCAGGGCCAAG TGTACCTCCGGAAGCTGTCAGATGATGAGCAGCCCCTACGCCTCCGGCTCCTTGCAGGGCCCAGTGAGAAGGCCCTAAGCTTTGTGTTGAAGGAGAATGACTCTGGGGAGGTGAAC TGGGACGCTTTCAGCATGCCTGAGCTACACAACTTTCTGCGCATCCTGCAGCGGGAAGAAGAGGAACACCTCCGCCAGATCCTGCAGAAGTACTCCTATTGTCGCCAGAAGATTCAGGAAGCCCTGCACGCCTGCCCCCTGGGGTGA
- the RASSF1 gene encoding ras association domain-containing protein 1 isoform X1 has translation MSAEPELIELRELAPERCAAPGRTRLERANALRIAPGTARNSSRQQVPGRGHRFQPAGPATHTWCDLCGDFIWGVVRKGLQCAHCKFTCHYRCRALVSLDCCGPRDLGWEPALERDTNVDEPVEWETPDLSQAEIEQKIKEYNGQINSNLFMSLNKDGSYTGFIKVQLKLVRPVSVPSSKKPPSLQDARRGPGRGTAVKRRTSFYLPKDAVKHLHVLSRTRAREVIEALLRKFLVVDDPRKFALFERAERQGQVYLRKLSDDEQPLRLRLLAGPSEKALSFVLKENDSGEVNWDAFSMPELHNFLRILQREEEEHLRQILQKYSYCRQKIQEALHACPLG, from the exons ATGTCCGCTGAGCCTGAGCTCATTGAACTGCGGGAACTGGCACCCGAACGGTGCGCCGCTCCGGGCCGCACCCGGCTTGAGCGTGCCAATGCACTGCGCATCGCGCCGGGCACAGCGCGCAACTCCTCAAGGCAGCAGGTCCCGGGCCGGGGCCACCGATTCCAGCCCGCGGGGCCCGCTACGCACACGTGGTGTGACCTGTGTGGCGACTTCATCTGGGGCGTCGTGCGAAAGGGTCTGCAGTGCGCGC ATTGCAAGTTCACCTGCCACTACCGCTGCCGCGCGCTCGTCTCCCTAGACTGCTGCGGGCCCCGGGACCTGGGCTGGGAACCGGCGCTGGAGCGGGACACGAATGTG GATGAGCCCGTGGAGTGGGAGACACCTGACCTTTCTCAAGCTGAGATTGAGCAGAAGATCAAGGAGTACAATGGCCAGATCAACAGCAACTTGTTCATGAGCCTG AACAAGGATGGCTCCTACACAGGCTTCATCAAGGTTCAACTGAAGCTGGTGCGCCCTGTCTCCGTTCCCTCCAGCAAGAAGCCACCCTCCCTGCAGGATGCCCGGCGCGGCCCAGGGCGGGGCACAGCTGTGAAACGCCGCACCTCCTTCTACCTGCCCAAGGATGCTGTCAAGCACCTGCACGTGTTGTCACGCACACGGGCACGCGAGGTCATTGAGGCCCTGTTGCGCAAGTTCCTGGTGGTGGATGACCCTCGCAAGTTTGCACTCTTTGAGCGAGCTGAGCGCCAGGGCCAAG TGTACCTCCGGAAGCTGTCAGATGATGAGCAGCCCCTACGCCTCCGGCTCCTTGCAGGGCCCAGTGAGAAGGCCCTAAGCTTTGTGTTGAAGGAGAATGACTCTGGGGAGGTGAAC TGGGACGCTTTCAGCATGCCTGAGCTACACAACTTTCTGCGCATCCTGCAGCGGGAAGAAGAGGAACACCTCCGCCAGATCCTGCAGAAGTACTCCTATTGTCGCCAGAAGATTCAGGAAGCCCTGCACGCCTGCCCCCTGGGGTGA
- the ZMYND10 gene encoding zinc finger MYND domain-containing protein 10, which produces MGDLELLLPGEADVLVRGLRSLQLRDMGSRGWNQQHENLEKLNMQAILDATAGQGEPIQELLVTHGKIPTLVEELIAVEMWKQKVFPVLCKLEDFKPQNTFPIYMVLHHEASIINLLETVFFHKEVCESAKDTVLDLVDYCHRKLTLLVAQGGRGAPPEEESQHSTPMQELQKQAELMEFEIALKALSVLRYITDCVDSLSLSTLNRMLSTHNLPCLLVELLEHSPWSRQEGGKLQQFESGRWQTVTPSEQQKLSKLDGQVWIALYNLLLSPEARARYCLTSFAKGQLLKLRAFLTDTLLDQLPSLADLQAFLAHLALTEAQPPKKDLVLEQIPEIWERLERENKGKWQAIAKHQLRQVFSPSEQDLRLQARRWAKIYRLDVLEAVAPERPRCASCSAEASKRCSRCQNEWYCCRECQVKHWETHGKACVLAAQGDRAK; this is translated from the exons ATGGGCGACCTGGAGCTGCTGCTGCCGGGCGAGGCTGACGTGCTAGTGCGGGGACTGCGCAGCTTACAGCTGCGCGATATGGGCTCCAGAGG GTGGAACCAGCAGCATGAGAACCTGGAGAAACTGAACATGCAGGCCATCCTCGATGCCACGGCCGGCCAGGGCGAGCCCATCCAGGAGCTGCTGGTCACCCATGGGAAG ATCCCGACACTGGTGGAAGAGCTGATTGCAGTGGAGATGTGGAAGCAGAAggtattccctgtgctgtgcaagCTGGAGGACTTCAAGCCCCAGAACACATTTCCCATCTACATGGTG TTACACCATGAAGCCTCCATCATCAACCTCCTGGAGACAGTGTTCTTCCACAAG GAGGTGTGCGAGTCAGCGAAGGACACCGTCTTGGACCTGGTGGACTATTGCCACCGCAAACTGACTCTCCTGGTGGCCCAGGGTGGCCGTGGTGCTCCCCCTGAGGAGGAGTCCCAGCACAGCACCCCCATGCAG gagctgCAGAAGCAGGCAGAGCTGATGGAATTTGAGATCGCACTGAAGGCCCTCTCAGTGTTGCGCTACATTACAGACTGTGTGGACAG CCTTTCTCTGAGCACCTTGAACCGCATGCTCAGCACCCACAACCTGCCCTGTCTCCTGGTGGAACTACTGGAGCACAGTCCCTGGAGCCGGCAGGAAGGAG GCAAGCTGCAGCAATTTGAGAGTGGCCGTTGGCAGACAGTGACCCCCTCGGAGCAGCAAAAGCTGAGCAAGTTGGATGGGCAGGTGTGGATCGCTCTATACAACCTGCTGTTAAGCCCTGAGGCCCGGGCCCGCTACTGCCTCACAAGCTTTGCCAAAGGACAGCTACTCAAG CTCCGGGCTTTCCTCACAGACACACTGCTGGACCAGCTGCCCAGCCTGGCAGACCTGCAAGCTTTCCTGGCCCACCTGGCCCTGACTGAAGCCCAGCCCCCTAAAAAGGACCTGGTGTTGGAACAG ATCCCAGAAATCTGGGAGCGGCTAGAGCGAGAGAACAAAGGCAAGTGGCAGGCTATCGCCAAGCATCAGCTGCGGCAGGTATTCAGCCCCTCGGAGCAGGACCTGAGGCTGCAGGCGCGCAG GTGGGCTAAGATCTACAGGCTGGATGTGCTCGAGGCAGTGGCTCCAGAGCGGCCCCGCTGTGCCTCGTGCAGTGCAGAGGCCTCCAAGCGTTGCTCCCGGTGCCAGAATGAGTGGTATTGCTGCAG GGAGTGCCAAGTCAAGCACTGGGAGACGCATGGAAAGGCTTGTGTCCTGGCGGCCCAGGGGGACAGAGCCAAGTGA
- the NPRL2 gene encoding GATOR complex protein NPRL2: MGSSCRIECIFFSEFHPTLGPKITYQVPEDFISRELFDTVQVYIITKPELQNRLITVTAMEKKLIGCPVCIEHKKYSRNALLFNLGFVCDAQAKTCALEPIVKKLAGYLTTLELESSFVSTEESKQKLVPIMTILLEELNASGRCTLPIDESNTIHLKVIEQRPDPPVAQEYDVPVFTKDKEDFFNSQWDLTTQQILPYIDGFRHVQKISAEADVELNLVRIAIQNLLYYGVVTLVSILQYSNVYCPTPKVQDLVDDKSLQEACLSYVTKQGHKRASLRDVFQLYCSLSPGTTVRDLIGRHPQQLQHVDERKLIQFGLMKNLIRRLQKYPVRVSRDERSHPARLYTGCHSYDEICCKTGMSYQELDERLENDPNIIICWK, translated from the exons ATGGGCAGCAGCTGCCGCATCGAATGCATATTCTTCAGCGAATTTCACCCTACGCTGGGACCCAAGATCACCTATCAG GTCCCCGAGGACTTCATCTCCCGTGAGCTGTTTGACACCGTCCAGGTGTACATCATCACCAAGCCAGAGCTGCAGAACAGGCTCATCACTGT CACAGCCATGGAGAAGAAACTGATAGGCTGCCCCGTGTGCATCGAGCACAAGAAGTACAGCCGCAACGCACTGCTATTCAACTTAGGCTTCGTGTGTGACGCCCAGGCCAAGACCTGTGCCCTTGAGCCCATCGTCAAAAAGCTGGCTGGCTACCTGACCACACTGGAG CTAGAGAGCAGCTTCGTGTCCACGGAGGAGAGCAAGCAGAAGTTGGTGCCCATCATGACCATCCTGCTGGAGGAGCTAAATGCCTCAGGCCGGTGCACTCTGCCCATCG ATGAGTCCAACACCATCCACTTGAAGGTGATTGAGCAGCGGCCTGACCCTCCTGTGGCCCAGGAGTATGATGTGCCTGTCTTTACCAAAGACAAGGAGGATTTCTTCAACTCACAGTGGGACCTCACCACACAGCAG ATCCTGCCCTACATTGACGGTTTCCGCCATGTCCAGAAGATATCAGCCGAGGCAGACGTGGAGCTCAACTTGGTGCGCATTGCCATCCAGAACCTGCT GTACTATGGTGTTGTGACACTGGTGTCCATCCTCCAG TACTCCAATGTGTACTGCCCAACACCTAAAGTCCAGGACCTGGTGGACGACAAGTCCCTGCAGGAGGCGTGTCTATCCTACGTGACCAAGCAAG GGCACAAGAGGGCCAGTCTCCGGGATGTATTCCAGTTGTACTGCAGCCTGAGCCCTGGCACTACTGTGAGAGATCTCATTGGCCGCCACCCCCAACAGCTGCAGCACGTTGATGAACG AAAGCTGATCCAGTTCGGGCTTATGAAGAACCTCATCCGGCGACTACAGAAGTATCCTGTGCGGGTGTCTCGGGATGAGCGGAGCCACCCCGCCAGGCTTTACACAGGCTGCCACAGCTACGATGAGATCTGTTGTAAGACAG GCATGAGCTACCAAGAGCTGGATGAACGGCTGGAAAACGACCCCAACATCATCATCTGCTGGAAGTGA
- the LOC122424551 gene encoding transmembrane reductase CYB561D2: protein MALSVETESHIYRALRTASGAAAHLVALGFTIFVAVLARPGSSLFSWHPVLMSLAFSFLMTEALLVFSPESSLLRSLSRKGRVRCHWVLQLLALLCALLGLGLVILHKEQLGKAHLATWHGRAGLLAVLWAGLQCSGGVGLLYPKLLPRWPLAKLKLYHATSGLVGYLLGGASLLLGMCSLWFTATVTGGVWYLAVLCPVVTSLVIMNQVSNAYLYRKRIQP from the exons ATGGCCCTTTCTGTGGAGACCGAGTCACACATATACCGAGCTCTGCGCACTGCCTCCGGGGCTGCTGCCCACCTTGTGGCCCTGGGCTTCACCATCTTTGTGGCAGTACTTGCCAGGCCTGGCTCCA GTCTCTTCTCCTGGCACCCTGTGCTTATGTCTTTGGCT TTCTCTTTCCTGATGACCGAGGCACTGCTGGTGTTCTCTCCTGAGAGTTCGTTGCTGCGCTCCCTTTCACGGAAGGGCCGAGTGCGTTGCCACTGGGTTCTGCAGCTGCTGGCCTTGCTGTGTGCATTGCTGGGCCTGGGCCTTGTCATCCTCCACAAGGAACAGCTTGGCAAGGCCCACCTGGCCACGTGGCATGGGCGGGCAGGGCTGCTGGCTGTGCTGTGGGCAGGGCTGCAGTGctcgggtggggtggggctgctcTACCCCAAATTGCTGCCTCGATGGCCCCTGGCCAAGCTTAAGCTGTACCATGCCACTTCAGGGTTGGTGGGCTACCTTCTGGGGGGTGCCAGCCTCTTGTTGGGCATGTGCTCACTCTGGTTCACTGCCACAGTCACCGGTGGGGTCTGGTACCTGGCTGTGCTTTGCCCTGTCGTTACCAGCTTGGTCATTATGAATCAGGTGAGCAACGCCTACCTGTACCGCAAGAGGATCCAGCCGTGA
- the TMEM115 gene encoding transmembrane protein 115: MQRALPGARQHLGAILSSASVVVKALCAAVLFLYLLSFAVDTGCLAVTPGYLFPPNFWIWTLATHGLMEQHVWDVAISLATVVVAGRLLEPLWGALELLIFFSVVNVSVGLLGAFAYLLTYMASFNLVYLFTVRIHGALGFLGGVLVALKQTMGDCVVLRVPQVRVSVVPMLLLGLLLLLRLATLLQSPALASYGFGLISSWVYLRFYQRHSRGRGDMADHFAFATFFPEILQPVVGLLANLVHGLLVKVKICQKTVKRYDVGAPSSITISLPGTDPQDAERRRQLALKALNERLKRVEDQSVWPSMDDDEEEAGAKMDSPVPSDKAPTLPGKGAVPESSLITFEAAPPML, translated from the exons ATGCAGCGCGCCCTACCGGGCGCCCGCCAACACTTGGGGGCCATCCTGTCCAGCGCCAGCGTGGTGGTGAAGGCTCTGTGCGCGGCCGTACTATTTCTGTATCTGCTGTCCTTCGCCGTGGACACGGGCTGCCTGGCGGTCACCCCAGGCTACCTCTTTCCGCCCAACTTCTGGATCTGGACCCTGGCTACCCATGGGTTGATGGAACAGCATGTGTGGGATGTGGCCATCAGCCTGGCCACGGTAGTGGTAGCTGGACGTTTGCTGGAGCCCCTCTGGGGGGCCTTGGAGCTGCTCATCTTCTTCTCAGTGGTGAACGTGTCTGTGGGGCTGCTGGGGGCCTTTGCCTACCTCCTCACCTACATGGCTTCCTTCAACTTGGTTTACCTTTTCACTGTCCGCATCCACGGCgccctgggcttcctaggtggtgtcCTGGTGGCGCTCAAGCAAACCATGGGGGACTGTGTGGTCCTGCGAGTGCCCCAGGTGCGTGTCAGTGTGGTGCCCATGCTGCTgttggggctgctgctgctgctgcggctggcCACACTGCTCCAGAGCCCGGCACTGGCCTCCTATGGCTTTGGGCTGATCTCCAGTTGGGTGTATCTTCGCTTCTACCAGCGCCATAGCCGAGGCCGAGGGGACATGGCCGACCACTTTGCTTTCGCCACCTTCTTCCCCGAGATCCTGCAGCCTGTGGTGGGCCTGCTGGCGAACCTGGTGCATGGCCTCCTGGTGAAAGTAAAGATAtgccagaagacagtgaagcGCTACGATGTGGGCGCCCCATCCTCCATTACCATCAGCCTCCCAGGCACAGACCCTCAAGACGCAGAGCGGAGAAG GCAACTGGCTCTGAAGGCCCTCAACGAGCGGTTGAAGCGAGTGGAGGACCAATCCGTCTGGCCCAGCATGGACGACGATGAAGAGGAGGCTGGGGCCAAGATGGATAGCCCCGTGCCGTCAGACAAGGCCCCCACACTCCCAGGGAAGGGGGCTGTCCCAGAATCCAGCCTGATCACCTTTGAGGCAGCTCCCCCGATGCTGTAA